gggctcgtaggtgcgatcctctcttcgcatctgcgactaAGCCCCAGGCctccatctccgcatctgcgagcctcccACGCACttgcgatcatcgcacctgcggctccccatCCGCAGGTGCAGCCACCCCAGAACAACAgctccaacttccaaactccccgatacccatccgaaattttcccgagcccctcgggacctcaaccaatgattcaaacaagtcatatacctctacccgaacttagtcgaaccttcggaacacccaaaacaacaccaaaacaccaaatcaaccccggattcaagcctaagaacttctaaacttccaaaattcgctaacgacgccgaaacctatcaaatcacgtccgaatgacctcaaattatgcacacacgtcaaaaatgatactacaaacctactccaacttctgaaattccattccgaccccgatacatAATTTTTTCACTGccaaccaaaatcgccaaatttctaacttttgccaattcaagcctaattctaccacagacctccaattTACAttttggacacactcctaagtctaaaatcacccaacgaagcaaaccgaatcataaaaatccaaatccgaattcgtttactcataagtcaacttccgattgacttttcaaacttagctttctaactaagagactaagtgtcttgttTTACTCCAAcactactccgaacccaaacctaccaactcgatacaacttaACACAGCTGgataacacataaataagcagaaatagggaaaactaggctacaactctcggaacgaccgACCGGTCGTTACAGTaaataacatgtacaagtatatacaaatacgaaacaacaataacacaataaataacaatttataaaattgGGACGGAACATGCAAAGGGGAGTGATATATAAATTTTAGTAGGAGAAGTGTCACATAGTAGCcaattaatttatcaacaataaaatgagcaattgataatataaaaatggcacggcagcacccttcgttcttttactctcattccttccataaaataataaataaataataataattggcacgacatcactctttgtgctttaactctcttttggcacgacatcacccttcatgcttttacactctctgaaattgacacggcatcaccctacgtgcttttacactcaccagtggcacgacaacacccttcgtgcttttacactcgtCCTTACCATGATAATGATATTATAGATAatgaaaatgacacggcatcacccttcgtgcttttacactcttccttaccatgaaaataataatataaatttggaagagtatttaaatgcggagatatacacttatcaattaattcaataccagaatactgacttcaccttccaaaatattcaacaataattaaatgaataataattttatgaataatgatcaaataatcaataataaacttaagcaggaatatcttaattaaattggcaattattcacaataaacaaattccacccgcatgctttgactcaaccacaactcataagtactcgtcacctcacatatacgttgtacccgcacattaaatcacgtagcaaatagacaaataagtcctactccctcaagtcaaggttaaccacgatacttacctcgctttgcaaccaaattcaagaatccaataaacctttgcctcgcgaattcgtgtccgaaatcctcaaatctaatcataaacaattcaatatactcaatacaaatcgtaggaattaattccatatgaatttactaattttccggattaaaatctgaaattcatctcaaaaatcgacagtggagcccacgtctcgaatctcgaaaaaacttacgaaatccgaacacccgttccaagacgagtccaaccatacaaaaattatcaaattctgatgtcaaatggaccttcaaatcttaacttttcgtttttagaaagttttgcaaaaattccaatttcttccatctaaatccgaaataaaggatgaatatagacatagatttatgaaatataatcatttttggttatagaacacttacccaattcaaagtcgtgaaaaactccttcaaaTCGCCCAAAAAACCGAGGTTTTAAAACccaaacgaaatgaagaaaaatggccaTTTTCGACCCCTTAATGTTCTGCCCagttccgcatatgcggaaaatGGGATGCGGCAGCGCAGAAGCGCAagaaggagccgcagaagcgacgaGGTGCGCATTTGCGATCGGCTGGCCGCATAAGCGGTAtcacacctgcgatcaaagcttcgTAGAAGCGAAGCTTCCTTACCAGCCTCAACGTCGTAGAAGCGACATGTCCTTCGCATaagcgggctcgcacctgcggccaaaattgcGCAGGTGCAACACATCAGAACCAGCCCTGCAACTTTTTACAAAAATGGTTCGAAACTCGtatgaaactcacccaagcccctcgggacttcGTTCagatattccaacaagtcccgtaacataatgcGGACTTACTCGGgatttcaaatcacgtcaaacaacatcgaaatttcacttcacacctcgattcggacttttgatttttcaaacttttcactttgcaaaactcgtgccaaaacatattaaacgaatccggaatgacttcaaatttggcacacaagtcataaatgacataacggagctattccaatttccggaatcgaattccgacctcgatatcaaaaagtcaaattcgtggtcaaactttggaaatctttaacctttagattcctagtttccgttaaatggctaTAACTTgatctagggacctccaaattaaattgcgGGCATACACCtatgtcccaaatcacgataccgacctaccaaaactgtcaaaacactgatctagatctgtttgctcaaaatgttgaccaatataaactcagttgagttttaaggctctatttcacattttaatcaatttttcatataaaaacttatcagaaaattatacggactgtgcacgcaagtcgagaaatgataaatagtattttttgaggtcttagaacacaaaataaatattaaatttaaagatgaccttttgggtcatcatatgaTTGACTAAAAAAATGACTTTTTTTAGCAGAAATAGCTTTTATGCCAAAAAATAATAAGTTGGAATTGCTCAGATTATCGCTTTTGGCTTGTTTTAAgcaattttaaattattttaaggactttttaaCTTTGCCAAACactgaaaaaaactaaaaagagcTTAAAAGCTGATTTGACCAGCTTAAAAGTCAATCCTAACACCATGTAAGTATATTAACTACCAAAGGTTGTAGTGAGATGAATTAATCTTTTCACATTTAGTTAGAGGTTTCGAATTTGAGTCATGTGAATAAAGTGTTATTACATTTTTTTAATTAAGTTTGAGAGTATATGCGTTGTATTCTGAAAAATTCGATCTTCCTCTCCTCTTTCTAACGTTCTCTGCCCTCGGTAATGTTCCATCCCTCTTTCTAACGTTCACATGTGCCCTAGCCCATCGTCGCCGCTCGTCGCCGTCGAGTTACTGACGGATAAAAGCTAAGTTCTCTCTCCTCTCTTCCCAGAGTATCAGCCCTTCTCTCTctccttctctcttttcttttatttttcttttccgtTATTCTCTCTCTCCTCTTTATGTTCTGGTTTTCCGGTGCCGGTGGGTATTCCGATGTCCGTTCATTCACTCcctttctctcttcttcttctcccCCCCTTCCCCATTCTTTCTCTCCCTCTTCTGGTCGAATTCTAGGGAGGCTGCTTGCTTTTGTCACTGGCGCCCCCACTCCTACTCTTTCCTCTTCTTTATCTACTGCAGTGAGGGTGTTTCCTGCAGTTATGCCGATGTGGGTTTAGGTAGACTTGCCGGCAGTCTCTCTGACGTGTGTTCGGCAGGCCATTCATCATTCCAGCTATTATTCTGGTACCGAGCATCCCTCTCACAGGTTCTCCATCTATATGGGCAGCACCTCGACATCTCCGGCGTAGTCCAGGTTCCACCTTTCTTGCCTTTGGTAATTGATACGTTTAGTATTTGCCTGTCATCCTTTAATTTGTAGTTTTTTTAGTTCGATTTGCCTCTCCTTGTGTTTTTTTATTTGTCACATTCACTTGCATCACTTAATTTCTTCCCTGTACTTGCATTCATTTAGTGCGTTGAACTGTAGACTACTTTCTATTCCTAGTGTATCTTGTTGCATTTTGTAGTGGTACTAGCATAGTATTTCCTCATTTTAGAGTGGCTGGGGTGAGTGATGGTGGACTGAGGTCATATCCTCGGGCGGGGTTTAGGGTGGGGCGGGGTAAGGGGTAAGGTTTCCTCTAGGCTGAGAGTAGGGTCTTGGAATATAGGGACGTTGACGGGGAAGTCTATAGAACTAGGGAAGATTCTCCAGAAGAGGAGGATCAACATCGCGTGTGTTCAGGAGACTAGGTGGGTGGGTACTAATGCACGTGATGTTAACGGATATAAACTATGGTATTCGGGAAGGGTTAGGGGCAAGAACGGGGTAGAAATTTTAGTAGATAGGGATCTGAGGGAGCTGGTGGTAAATGTTAAGAGGGTGAACAATAGGTTGATGTATATTAAGCTAGTGGTTGGTGGGCACACTTTAAGTGTGATTAGCACTTACGCTCCACAAACGGGCTTGGACGAGGAGGTTTAAAGGCACTTTTGGGAGGATTTGGGTGAGGTGGTGAGAGGTATTTCGCACACCGAGAAGCTAGTCATAGGAGGTGATTTTAATAGACACATTGTGGAGTCATCTGGGGGATATGGAGATGTGCACAACGGGTTCGGTTTTGGAGTTAGGAACGAGGGTGGTTCCTCGTTGTTGGACTTTGCCAAAGCATTTGATTTGGTAATTGCTAATTCGTGCTTTCAGAAGAGAGAGGATCACTTGATCACGTTTCAGAGTTCGGTGGCCAGGTCTAAAATTGATTACCTTATTTGCAGGACGGGTGATAGAGGCTTATGCACTGATTGCAAGGTTATACCGAGTGATTGAATTTCGACCCAGCATAGGCTCTTGGTACTGGAGTTGGAGATTAGGAGAGAAAGGAAGAGAAGTGCAGTGTACGGGTAACCTAAGATCAAGTGCCTTGACTAACGACAAAACTCAGGTATTAGGGGAGAAGTTGTTGGCTATGGGGGCCTGGAGGAGTAGTGGGACGCTAGTTGTATGCGGACCACGACTGCGTGCTGCATTAGGCAAGCTGCTAGAGAGGTGCTAGGGGTCACGAAGGGCTACTCGGGGGGCCGCAAAGAGGACTAGTTgtggaatggagaggtgcaaGGAAAAGTGAAAGCCAAGAAAGCAGCGTATGTAAAACTAATGGAGAGTGCCGATGAGGAGGAGAGGAGGACGAATATGGAGTTTTATAAGAAGGCTAAGAAAGAGGCGAAATTAACGGTCATGACTGCCAAGACTGTAGCATTTGCACACTTGTATGAGGAGCTGGGGGGCAGAGGTGGTGACAAGAAACTATTCCGGTTAGCCAAGGCTAGAGAGAGAAAGGCTCAGGACCtggaccaagtgaggtgcatcaaagacgatGAAGGTAAGGTCTTGGTAGAGGAGGCGTGTATTAGGCGAATGTGGCAGACGTACTTCCATAGACTCTTGAACGGGGATGAGGATAGGACCATTGAGCTTAGGAAGTTGGAAGACTTGGAAAGCCAGcgtgatttcggattttgtagACATATTAGGGTTGAGGAGGTTATGCGAAAGATGAGGAAGGGTATGGCGACCGGACCAGACGAGATTCCGATGGAATTTTGGTAGAACCAGGCAGGCTTGGAGTGACTTACTGATTTGTTTAACGTTATTTTTAGGACAAAGAGGATGCCCAAAGAGTGGAGGCAGAGTTTGATAGTcccgttgtacaagaacaagggtgatgtCTAGAATTGCAATAACTATATAGGTATCAAGCTGCTgagtcacactatgaaagtttgggagaggagGGTGAGAAGGAATGTGTCTATTTTGGAGAAACAGTTCGGTTTCATGCCAAGACGATCAACTACAAAAGCCATTCATATGGTAAGGAGGTTGATAGAACATTATAGGGAGAGGAAGAATGACTTGCATTTGGTATTTATTGACTTAGAAAAAGCCTACGATAAAGTCCCtagggaggttttatggagatgttTGGTGATTAGCGGTGTCCCGGTAgcgtacattagggtgattaaggacatgtacgaTGGAGCTAAGATTCGGGTGAGGACTATGGGAGGTGACTCAGACTATTTCCCAGTGGAGATAGGGTTGCATCAAGGATCAactcttagcccatttttatttgccCTGGCGATGGATGTGTTGATGTGACATATTCAAGGAGATGtgtcatggtgtatgttatttgcagatgacatagtgctgattgatgagacgcgttGTGGGGTTAATGTTAGGCTAGAGGTGTGAAGACAGATCCTGGAGTCTaaaagtttcaagttgagtaggacgaAGATAAAGTACTTGCAATGTAAGTTTAGTGTTGGGGATCATGAAGCAGAAGTGAACGTGAAGCTGGATACACAAGTCATCCTAGGAGAGACAGTTTCAAATATCTTGGGTCTATGATACAGGGTAACatggagatcgacgaggatgtcacacaccctattggagcgggatggatgaaatgcaGACTTGCTtatggtgttttgtgtgacaaaaaTGTGCCGCCTAgacttaagggcaagttctataaagcggtagttagaccggccatgttgtatggagcCGAGTGTTGGCCAATCAAGAAATCTCATGTTCAGAAGTTGAGAGTAGCGAAAATaaagatgttgagatggatgtgtgggcatacaaggagagataagattaggaatgagtatattagggacaaggtgggcgtggctcctaTAGAAGAAAGTTGCGGgaatcgaggctgagatggttcgggcatgtgaagaggagagactCCGATGACCCGGTTAGGAGGCGTGAGAGGTTGACCATGACGGATCAGAGAAGGGGTAGAGGGAGGCCTTagaagtattggggcgaggtgattaggcaggacatgacgATACTtgagcttaccgaggacatgaccctcgataggagggtgtggaggtcgaggattagggttgtGGGTTGACAAGTAGTCTAGAGTTTCGTCTAGGCATCCCAGTAGTATTAGTCCTAGTCTTGTATTTTCTATGCCTAGCCCCTTTCTATTTCATATTGTGTCATTATTTCCCACAAGACTGAATCGATTTTTATAGTGTCATATTTTTAAATATCCGTTGTTGCACGTATCTTCATTTGCTCCCATGTCTACTTACTTGGTTGTTGCTATTGTCTATTTATTACTTCATTTTTACTTCTTTTGAGCCGGTGGTCTTTCGGGAATAACCTCTCTACTTTCAttaggtaggagtaaggtctgcgtacacttcATCCTCCCCATACTCCACTTGTATAATTTCAGTGGCTTGTTGATGTTGTTTAGTATGCGTTGTATTCTATTAGACTTTGCTAGACTTCGATAGTCAATTGGGACATCAAGTTCAGAGTTTTGAAACTACCAGTTTGCATCTGAGTACCAAAATTACCAATAACTAACTTATTTAACAGAACAATTTTCTTCTATTAAATTAATAATAAAACAAACTTTCCATAAAAGGttaaatttttaaattaaaaactcAAAAGTGTGTCACGAATTATAAAATAATTGTGTCATATGATGAGATGTTCGTATACCATTGTAGAAATATTACTTTTGTCTTTGAAAAGCTACTGCAAAGAACTTGGTAGTTTCTACagcttttggtttatttttttcttgtttcCTCTCTGGTTACTATTGGAACCTGAGCATGTTCTTTTTGATAAAAGGTAAAAAGAGAACTTTctcagaaaaaaaaataaaaaaataaaaggaaagaagagaaTTTAAAAGAAAACTTTAATATTTGTGCCTATATTAGTGCTTAATTGAAGCCAATGTTACGGCGAATAATCAGGGATTTGTAATAATTATCAATTTGACAGAAAGAAGACCGATATTTATTATTGTCTCTTTGAAAAGCCATGTGTAATTACCAGAATAATAATTACATATTATGGTAACTACATAATATAGTAATTACAATAGTCGGTTTATTTGCCACAATATAATTATAGTGTATTAGCACTGTCATATTTGATTGGACTATGTAATTAcattattaaataatttattttccaAATTAACATGCAAATAAGTTGATAAATAATGTCGTAAAACAGTATCTTTCATGTCAATAAAACTGTTACTTaaattagttaataaaattttaataacaattttaattttttaaccaACTCATATATGAATATAAgaaagttaaatatgagcatagAAAATAGTTACTATAATAAGTATTTGTACTAATGATTAGAAAATAAAACTAATAGAATACAAAGTAAGCAATTTTCATGCGAGACAAATACATGTGTACTAGGTATTTAAACTACATGTTTTTCTTTAatcaaaattaataaataattacAAGTTGGTAACTAATATCGTAAAGAATAATCGGTATCTTGATTATCTTTCAAATAATTAATATctcaatttaaaaataattactaaAAATTTCAGTGTGAATTTAGCTTTTCACCAATTCATATGAATATAATATGAAATCTATGATTTATTAtactttttaaataataaaaagttAGATGTGAGTTTAGaaggtatttttttaaataattatttatgcTAATGAAATACTAGAAGATAAAGCTagtaaaatacaaaattatatcTAACAACTAAGGGGAAAAAGAGCAAAATATGAGAAGTTGTAAAATTATATGAAAGTATATCATAAAACATGCTGAAGGGTTGGAATGAgaacaaaagaaataaaagagaaaTAGTGTAAAAAAATAGTACGTAATATttgaaaaactaaaaataaaagagaacTAGAAAAATTACATTAGCTTGTAATTATACAATATAATTATCACTATTTCTCACCTTTCTCTTGAGAATTGGAGGGTATGATTATACCTAATTGTAACCTGATTAAGTAATTACTAGCCAAGCAAAT
The DNA window shown above is from Nicotiana tomentosiformis chromosome 8, ASM39032v3, whole genome shotgun sequence and carries:
- the LOC138897569 gene encoding uncharacterized protein, producing MESADEEERRTNMEFYKKAKKEAKLTVMTAKTVAFAHLYEELGGRGGDKKLFRLAKARERKAQDLDQVRCIKDDEGKVLVEEACIRRMWQTYFHRLLNGDEDRTIELRKLEDLESQRDFGFCRHIRVEEDKEDAQRVEAEFDSPVVQEQGSEREAGYTSHPRRDSFKYLGSMIQGNMEIDEDVTHPIGAGWMKCRLAYGVLCDKNVPPRLKGKFYKAVVRPAMLYGAECWPIKKSHVQKLRVAKIKMLRWMCGHTRRDKIRNEYIRDKVGVAPIEESCGNRG